The sequence CGTCGCCGAAGCTGAAGAAGCGGTATTTCTGCCGGATCGCCTCTTGATATGCGGCAAGAATATGTTCCCTGCCCGCCAAAGCGCTGACCAGCATAACCAGCGTCGATTTCGGCAGGTGAAAATTAGTAATCAAGGCGTTCACCAGTTTGAACTCATAGCCGGGGTAGATAAAGATATCCGTCCAGCCGCTGCATGCTTCAAGCGGTCCATCGCCGAACATGCCGCCGGCCGTCTCCAGTGTACGGCAGGAGGTCGTCCCTACCGCTACGATCCGGCTTCCCTTAGATTTGGCTTCATTCAGCAAATCCGCCGTCTCCTGAGGCAGCATGAAATACTCCGAATGCATGACATGCTCTTCCACCGTATCAACAGACATAGGCCGAAATGTACCCAGTCCGACATGAAGGGTTATATAGGCTAATCGAACCCCTTTATCCTGAATATGCTTCAGCAGATCCTCTGTAAAATGCAGACCTGCCGTAGGCGCTGCCGCCGAGCCTTCATGACGGGCGTATACGGTCTGATACCGTTCCCGGTCATCCAGCTTCTCCTTAATATACGGCGGTAGCGGCATCGTACCAAGTCTGTCCAGAATCTCCTGAAATATCCCTTGGTACATGAACCGCAGCGTTCGCCCGCCCATATCGCTTTCTTCCTCGATTACGGCCCGGAGCTCCTCACCAAAAGATATGACGGCTCCGGTCTTAAGCTTTTTCCCCGGCTTCACCAACGCATCCCAACGGTCCTCGCTGAGGTTCTTGAGCAGCAGCACCTCGGCCTTAGCCCCGGTGTCTTCTTTGATCCCGAACAGCCGGGCAGGAATGACTCTCGTATCATTCAGCACAAGCGTGTCCCCGGGCTGCAATTCGTCGATAATATCGGTAAAATGCCGATGCTCCGTCCTGCCGCTCCGCTTGTCCAACGTGAGCAGCCTGGATGCGCTGCGGTCGGGAAGCGGAGTCTGGGCAATCAGTTCCTCCGGCAGATGGAAATCATACAAATCTACATTCATTGCTTGTCATTCCTTAACTATAGTAACGTTCTGAAAATAGTGTTGCAAAATCTTCTGGTAGTCATACCCTTGCTCTGCCATTCCCTTAACGCCCCACTGGGACATGCCGAGTCCATGGCCGTAGCCCCAGCCAATGAACAGGAAGCCGGGACTTGCGTCAATCACCCTCGCCTTGTTATCCCCGTTCATCACTACGGTTCCGCTGCCGCCTCCCGTTACCATTCCCGTAGCGGACAGTACACCGGCTGGCTGTGAACCGCTTACCGATGCGGTTCTGCCGTCGGCGCCTAATACAGTATAACTGCCGGATGGCACAATATCAAACAAAGTACTGGGCAGCCCGCCCAGGGCAGAGCGGTACAAATCGGGATACTTCACACTTAGGGCATTACCGTTAGCTTTAACCTGAACCGCCCGTCCCGACGGACCGCGTTCCGTCACCTGAAGGCTGGTGATGGATGACGGCAGAGCAGCGCTCGTCTTCCCTTGCAGACTCTTCAGAAGCTCGGCGGATGTATAAGGTCCCTTAATCCAACTGTAGCTGCCCGACTCCAGCACTTTGTCCAGTACAACCGCATTCTCTCCCGGATTCAGCTTGCCGACGGGACTTACGCTGCTGTCAAGAACAGGCAGAGCCCGTACATTGACATCTTTGGTTGTCGCCGTCAGCAGATCCAGACCGGCTGCGGTCTTCTCTCCCGTCAATTTTACGTTGTCTTCCCGGACGTATCCGTCAGTGCCGCCAGGCAGCTGCACATAATACCATTTCTTCGCGGCGGCCACGGCAGAACTGTCAGCAGAGCTGTCGACGCTGGCAAATACATTCCCGCCGTTGTTGTTCCATACCTCGGTCGGGTCGGCGGTCACACCGCCGCTGTTGGACGAGAAGACGGCTTCAATAATGTTCCCTCCGCTCTTCAGCACTTCTCCGGCGGTGGCATCCACCGCCGAGGTAATTGAAGCCGCTTCGGTGCCGATCCCGTTGTATACCTGACTGAGCGTAGTATCAACGACATTTGCGATATCGAACCGCATTCCCTGCGCAAGCGCATAACTGCGGGCCGCTACCGCCTGGGCTTTAAGCGCTTCTGCCGGCCAGCTCGAAGAGACCTCTCCGCCAACAACCGAGTATAGATATTGCTCCAGCGACAGTTCATTGATCACCGATAGCGACCCGTTCATTCCGCCAAGCTCCAGACTGCCTCGGTAAGTCCGCTTGGATCTCTCGGCAAGCTGAATACCCGCGCTGCTTCCGGAAGCCATGAACTTCGCCCCGCCGGATACCGCATAATGCGGCGCCTGCGTCTCGCTGTTCAGGTCAAGACCGGCTTCCGTCCGGATCATGAGGCCCGCAGAAGCTGTCGTTAAGGACAGCTGCGGAAGCACTTGGCTAAGCACAATCCGCGCCGCATCCAGATCACTGTCGCTGGCAGCTTCGGACACCCATACCTCGTATTTCGATCCCCCGCCTTCGGAAGGTACGACGGCGGTCCAGGCGTCAACGCCGGCAGCGGCGATGCTTGCTCTGGCGGTATCTGCTTCCAACTGCGTGGCATAGCTGCCCGCAGTCAGATGCTTGCCGCCCTTAATGACGGGAGGCTGGTCCGCAGGAAGGCTTAAGCCGGCATTAGCCAATCTGTCAACCGCATTCTTTGCGGCGCTTTCGCTGGCATATGTTCCTGTATAGAGTTGATATACATTGCTGCCGCCCTTTGAGTTCAAGAACAGCAGAGGCTTGTCCGATGTAGATTGAAGCTTCTTCGCCGCGTCGGCCGCCATCGGCCAGGAGGATGTCTCAAGCACTTTGACGCGGTAACCGTCCAAGCTTGCCCGCACCTTTGTCCCTGAAGGGACCGTAACGAGAACGTTCCCGCCATTTTCGGCGGCCAGGCTCCAAGTCTGGCTCGAGAGGAGCGTGACCGCCGGAACCGTCAATTTATATTTACTGCCGATATCCGCAAATAACGCAACGCGTATCGTTCGAGGGGAATCAGCGTAACCTACTCCAGAGGGAATGAGCAGGCATCCCGCCGCCAGCGCCGCGGCCAGCAGACCTTTTGCCAGTGCCCGTTTACCTTTCTTCCACAATTGCCTCATCTTCGCGTTATCCTCCAATCGCCAAATTCGAATAGATCAGGATTGCTCCGGAGGGAGCGGAATTCCTAAATGCTGGTAAGCTGCCGGGGTAACCATTCTTCCCCTGGGCGTACGCTGCAAAAATCCGATTTGCAGCAAGTACGGCTCATAGACGTCTTCGATCGTCTGGCTCTCCTCGCCGATCGTGGCGGCAATCGTGTCCAGCCCGACAGGCCCGCCGCGAAATCCGCTGATCATCGAATGCAGCATTCGATGATCAATGCTGTCAAGACCTCTCGGGTCGACCTGCAGCATCTTGAGCGCTTCGTCGGCAACATCCGGCGTAATGATCCCGTCTCCTTTGACTTGGGCGAAATCGCGAACCCGTTTCAGCAGACGATTCGCGATCCGCGGGGTTCCCCGTGAACGCAGCGCAATCTCTTCAGCTGCGTCGCCGACAATTTCAATACTGAGAATATCGGCGCCGCGCGAGACGATGTAGCTCAGTTCGTCCACCGTATAGAACTCCAGACGGCTGACAACGCCAAACCGGTCGCGCAGCGGCGCGGACAGCAGCCCGGCCCGCGTGGTGGCCCCCACCAGTGTGAACGGGGGCAGGTCCAATCGTACCGAGCGGGCGCTCGGGCCTTTGCCGATCATAATATCAAGCGCGAAATCCTCCATTGCCGGATACAGCACTTCCTCTACTGTCCGGTGCAGCCGGTGAATTTCATCGATGAACAGCACATCGCCTTCCTGCAGATTGGTAAGCAGCGCCGCCAGATCGCCCGGCCGCTCGATCGCGGGACCGGACGTCGTCCGCAGATTCACTCCCAGTTCGTTGGCGATGATATTGGCCAGCGTCGTTTTACCTAGACCCGGCGGTCCGTACAGCAGAACATGATCCAGCGCCTCCCCCCGCATTTTGGCCGCTTCGATATAGATTTTCAGATTCTCCTTAACCTGGTTCTGCCCGATATATTCAGCCAGAAAACGGGGACGCAAACTAAGCTCCACCGCCTGGTCTTCCATCATTAAATTTGCGGATATGATCCGGTCCTCCATCTTTCCATCGCTCCACTTCATCATGTACTTAGCGGACCTTCGTCACCTGCTGCTCATTTGCTCTTTACTTCGCTAGATCCGGTCTACTTCGCTACATACAGCAGCTTAAGCGCTTTTTTCATCAGCACATCGACCGAAGCGGTCTCCGCGCCTTCCTTCTTCAGCGCCAGCCAGACACGATCCAGCTCACTTTCCGTATACCCAAGCGCCTTAAGCCCGTCTCTGGCTTCCTGCCAGGACAGCTCACCGGAACCGCTCTCCGAATTCTCTTCCAGCGCAAACAGTCCCGTTTGGAACGTGACCGTTCCCAGGCCTTCCAGCTTATCCTTCAGATCAAGAATCATACGCTGCGCAGTCTTCTTGCCGATTCCCGGCAGCTTGGTCAGGAATGTAATATTCTCCTGATAAATCGCCGAAATGACATGGTCCGGTGTGCCCCCTGTCAGAATCCCAAGCGCCACGCGGGGACCGATACCCGACACCTCGATCAGCTTCCGGAACAATTTCTGCTCTTCCCGGGTGGGAAAGCCGAACAGCAGAATCGCATCCTCGCGAACATGATGATGAATATATACCGTTACCGGTCCCTCTTGTTTCGCGAAAGCATAGGGATTTGGGCAAAACACCCGGTATCCCACACCCTGAACATCCAGCACCACGTATTCCTGTTCCAGATGGA is a genomic window of Paenibacillus durus ATCC 35681 containing:
- the queA gene encoding tRNA preQ1(34) S-adenosylmethionine ribosyltransferase-isomerase QueA, giving the protein MNVDLYDFHLPEELIAQTPLPDRSASRLLTLDKRSGRTEHRHFTDIIDELQPGDTLVLNDTRVIPARLFGIKEDTGAKAEVLLLKNLSEDRWDALVKPGKKLKTGAVISFGEELRAVIEEESDMGGRTLRFMYQGIFQEILDRLGTMPLPPYIKEKLDDRERYQTVYARHEGSAAAPTAGLHFTEDLLKHIQDKGVRLAYITLHVGLGTFRPMSVDTVEEHVMHSEYFMLPQETADLLNEAKSKGSRIVAVGTTSCRTLETAGGMFGDGPLEACSGWTDIFIYPGYEFKLVNALITNFHLPKSTLVMLVSALAGREHILAAYQEAIRQKYRFFSFGDAMFIY
- a CDS encoding SpoIID/LytB domain-containing protein, which translates into the protein MRQLWKKGKRALAKGLLAAALAAGCLLIPSGVGYADSPRTIRVALFADIGSKYKLTVPAVTLLSSQTWSLAAENGGNVLVTVPSGTKVRASLDGYRVKVLETSSWPMAADAAKKLQSTSDKPLLFLNSKGGSNVYQLYTGTYASESAAKNAVDRLANAGLSLPADQPPVIKGGKHLTAGSYATQLEADTARASIAAAGVDAWTAVVPSEGGGSKYEVWVSEAASDSDLDAARIVLSQVLPQLSLTTASAGLMIRTEAGLDLNSETQAPHYAVSGGAKFMASGSSAGIQLAERSKRTYRGSLELGGMNGSLSVINELSLEQYLYSVVGGEVSSSWPAEALKAQAVAARSYALAQGMRFDIANVVDTTLSQVYNGIGTEAASITSAVDATAGEVLKSGGNIIEAVFSSNSGGVTADPTEVWNNNGGNVFASVDSSADSSAVAAAKKWYYVQLPGGTDGYVREDNVKLTGEKTAAGLDLLTATTKDVNVRALPVLDSSVSPVGKLNPGENAVVLDKVLESGSYSWIKGPYTSAELLKSLQGKTSAALPSSITSLQVTERGPSGRAVQVKANGNALSVKYPDLYRSALGGLPSTLFDIVPSGSYTVLGADGRTASVSGSQPAGVLSATGMVTGGGSGTVVMNGDNKARVIDASPGFLFIGWGYGHGLGMSQWGVKGMAEQGYDYQKILQHYFQNVTIVKE
- the ruvB gene encoding Holliday junction branch migration DNA helicase RuvB — encoded protein: MEDRIISANLMMEDQAVELSLRPRFLAEYIGQNQVKENLKIYIEAAKMRGEALDHVLLYGPPGLGKTTLANIIANELGVNLRTTSGPAIERPGDLAALLTNLQEGDVLFIDEIHRLHRTVEEVLYPAMEDFALDIMIGKGPSARSVRLDLPPFTLVGATTRAGLLSAPLRDRFGVVSRLEFYTVDELSYIVSRGADILSIEIVGDAAEEIALRSRGTPRIANRLLKRVRDFAQVKGDGIITPDVADEALKMLQVDPRGLDSIDHRMLHSMISGFRGGPVGLDTIAATIGEESQTIEDVYEPYLLQIGFLQRTPRGRMVTPAAYQHLGIPLPPEQS
- the ruvA gene encoding Holliday junction branch migration protein RuvA; amino-acid sequence: MIDFLRGPVVHLEQEYVVLDVQGVGYRVFCPNPYAFAKQEGPVTVYIHHHVREDAILLFGFPTREEQKLFRKLIEVSGIGPRVALGILTGGTPDHVISAIYQENITFLTKLPGIGKKTAQRMILDLKDKLEGLGTVTFQTGLFALEENSESGSGELSWQEARDGLKALGYTESELDRVWLALKKEGAETASVDVLMKKALKLLYVAK